A genomic stretch from Desulfohalobium retbaense DSM 5692 includes:
- a CDS encoding UxaA family hydrolase, with protein sequence MIQFLVHEKADTVGVATVDIKKGETAEGLYMDSQEKIQVEALDDIPLGHKISLVPMKESDTVIKYGHDIGKVVAPFEKGSHVHIQNLKTKRW encoded by the coding sequence ATGATCCAATTTTTAGTTCACGAAAAAGCCGACACGGTCGGTGTGGCCACGGTTGACATTAAAAAAGGAGAAACGGCCGAAGGTCTTTACATGGACTCTCAGGAGAAAATCCAAGTTGAAGCTCTAGATGACATTCCTCTTGGCCATAAAATTTCTCTAGTCCCAATGAAAGAAAGCGACACAGTGATTAAATACGGACATGACATTGGGAAGGTTGTTGCTCCTTTTGAAAAAGGCAGCCATGTCCATATTCAAAATCTTAAAACTAAAAGGTGGTAG
- the larA gene encoding nickel-dependent lactate racemase: MEIKLKYGKGYKIINLPDGAQVDYLSPASKSKLVDLEGSFLDVLQSPIGTVDLGQWPEPRSLAIALPDETRPFPTKRILPVLLKFLTEKWPSLEIKEISILVGGGLHPPLSKERLIKLVGPEIYENFTVFSHDAKKSNFVSLGKTSQGTPVEINQHFAQADIKIVLGQIDPHQFVGFTGGAKGACIGLASAEMIRKNHSLMFEDGANVGRLKENPVRQDLNEAGDILSIDLAVNVVNNTEKCPVWIQAGAHKEVLEAGAEICSKVYGVEISNFYDIVVASCGGSPKDICLYQAQKGLNMSSTAAKINGKILLLASCDEGVGDDDYYEYVSNFKNIDDVVNDFQENDFRMGAHKAYLFGRSLKDFEVVVDSSIESSCAINCHLNLGKAQTVISNWLKKSNKNTTIAVIPNANTTFFYRKNE; the protein is encoded by the coding sequence ATGGAGATTAAGCTAAAGTATGGAAAAGGCTATAAAATAATCAATCTCCCTGATGGGGCCCAGGTTGATTATTTGAGTCCAGCCAGCAAGTCCAAGCTGGTGGATCTTGAGGGTAGTTTTTTGGATGTGCTGCAAAGTCCGATAGGCACAGTTGATTTGGGCCAATGGCCCGAGCCAAGAAGTCTTGCCATAGCCTTACCAGATGAGACGCGACCATTTCCGACAAAGAGAATCCTTCCAGTGCTTTTGAAATTCTTGACGGAAAAATGGCCAAGTTTAGAAATAAAAGAAATCTCGATTTTAGTTGGGGGAGGACTTCACCCGCCCTTGTCAAAAGAGAGACTGATAAAATTGGTCGGTCCAGAAATATATGAAAATTTTACAGTCTTCTCACACGATGCTAAAAAATCAAACTTTGTTAGTTTGGGGAAGACCTCGCAGGGAACGCCTGTAGAGATTAATCAGCACTTTGCTCAAGCCGATATAAAAATTGTGTTGGGTCAAATCGACCCGCATCAGTTTGTCGGATTTACTGGTGGAGCAAAGGGAGCCTGTATTGGCTTAGCGTCAGCTGAAATGATAAGAAAAAATCACTCACTGATGTTCGAAGATGGTGCAAATGTTGGCAGGCTAAAAGAAAATCCTGTAAGGCAGGATTTAAATGAAGCAGGTGATATTTTAAGTATTGATTTGGCGGTAAATGTCGTCAATAATACAGAAAAATGTCCTGTTTGGATACAAGCAGGAGCTCATAAAGAGGTATTAGAGGCTGGGGCTGAAATATGTTCTAAGGTTTATGGGGTCGAAATAAGCAATTTTTATGATATTGTTGTCGCTTCATGTGGTGGGAGCCCTAAGGATATATGTTTATATCAAGCCCAAAAGGGTTTAAATATGTCTTCAACGGCAGCTAAAATAAATGGAAAAATTTTATTATTAGCTTCATGCGATGAAGGCGTCGGTGATGACGATTATTATGAATATGTTTCAAATTTTAAAAATATTGATGATGTAGTTAATGATTTTCAAGAAAACGATTTTAGAATGGGTGCTCATAAAGCATATTTGTTTGGAAGAAGCTTAAAAGATTTTGAGGTTGTTGTTGACTCCAGCATTGAGAGTTCTTGTGCGATAAATTGCCATTTAAATTTAGGTAAAGCTCAGACAGTTATAAGCAATTGGCTGAAAAAGAGTAATAAAAATACGACAATAGCAGTTATACCAAACGCAAATACTACTTTTTTTTATAGAAAAAATGAGTGA
- a CDS encoding sigma-54-dependent Fis family transcriptional regulator, producing MTNNGHDKATRVTLNPTRRYETLLRINNAIVQQTTRESLFQALSNEIYQLIEYDRFSINLYDHELRSLSYFASAKGVSLGGKMTRPLEKGLIAQTVIRTKEPLIIPDVKNQSYFSNMNNMIEAGLNVTMGYPLIVRDTVLGSLHFSFKNRPDNLDEVNSFFEDLSPQVAIAVYNILAHNRLKRLNESLKNEKKFLKKEAHGSFDPENFFYKSESMSDVMQQVKNVAASDAPVLITGETGTGKEYIAHCIHHTSLRSDALLVKVNCPALASSLFESELFGHTKGAFTGASQQRIGRFEMANNGTIFLDEIAELPMPQQAKILHVLQDRCFERVGESRSISADFRIVAATNKDLLHAIHNESFRSDLYYRLNTAQIHIPSLRERPEDIPVLVINLSDQISKRLHRPSPKYSDKVLESLCQYPWPGNVRELKNFVHRMFLQRSAENVKLSDVKSYLGNSQEIEYNDNNILPMHEMEKQHIVNALRICKGVLSGENGAASLLQMKRSTLQYRLKRHNINPSDYKAF from the coding sequence ATGACAAATAATGGTCACGATAAAGCCACCCGAGTAACTCTTAATCCAACCCGTAGATACGAAACACTCTTGCGAATTAACAACGCTATAGTCCAGCAGACAACCAGAGAGTCACTTTTTCAGGCCCTTTCAAATGAGATCTACCAACTCATTGAATACGACAGATTTAGCATTAACCTCTATGACCACGAATTACGATCGCTTAGCTACTTTGCTTCGGCTAAGGGTGTTTCCCTCGGCGGGAAAATGACACGCCCCCTCGAAAAAGGATTGATCGCTCAAACAGTCATTAGAACCAAAGAACCTCTTATTATACCTGATGTTAAAAACCAGTCATATTTCTCAAACATGAATAATATGATTGAAGCAGGCCTCAACGTGACCATGGGATATCCACTTATTGTAAGAGATACTGTTCTTGGGTCTCTTCATTTTTCTTTTAAGAATAGGCCCGACAACCTTGATGAGGTTAATAGTTTTTTTGAAGATCTCTCACCTCAAGTCGCCATTGCTGTTTACAACATACTAGCTCACAACAGGCTAAAAAGACTAAATGAAAGCTTAAAAAATGAAAAAAAGTTTTTAAAGAAGGAGGCTCATGGATCTTTTGATCCTGAAAATTTCTTCTACAAATCTGAATCTATGTCAGATGTAATGCAACAAGTTAAGAATGTTGCAGCTTCTGATGCTCCTGTACTAATTACGGGCGAAACAGGGACTGGTAAAGAATATATAGCGCACTGTATTCACCATACATCACTACGAAGTGACGCATTGCTTGTAAAAGTTAATTGCCCTGCCTTAGCCTCGAGTCTTTTCGAAAGTGAGCTTTTTGGGCACACTAAAGGAGCATTTACAGGTGCTTCGCAGCAAAGAATTGGCAGATTTGAAATGGCTAACAATGGAACAATTTTTCTTGATGAAATAGCTGAACTTCCAATGCCGCAACAAGCAAAAATACTACATGTACTTCAAGATAGGTGTTTTGAAAGAGTCGGTGAAAGTCGCTCAATCAGCGCCGATTTCCGTATTGTTGCAGCCACAAACAAAGATCTGCTACATGCTATTCATAATGAATCCTTTAGAAGCGACCTGTACTATAGATTAAACACAGCCCAGATACACATACCTTCTCTAAGAGAAAGACCTGAAGATATACCTGTTTTAGTTATCAATCTTTCTGATCAAATATCTAAAAGATTGCACCGCCCCTCTCCAAAATATTCTGACAAAGTTTTAGAATCTCTTTGCCAATACCCATGGCCAGGCAACGTCAGAGAGCTTAAAAACTTTGTTCATAGAATGTTTTTACAGAGATCAGCTGAAAATGTTAAACTTAGTGACGTAAAATCTTATCTAGGCAACTCACAGGAAATTGAGTATAATGACAACAATATCTTGCCCATGCACGAAATGGAAAAACAACACATTGTTAATGCACTACGAATTTGTAAAGGTGTTTTGTCTGGAGAAAATGGAGCTGCTTCTCTTTTACAAATGAAAAGATCTACTTTGCAATATCGACTTAAACGGCACAACATAAACCCATCTGACTATAAAGCTTTTTAA
- a CDS encoding TraR/DksA family transcriptional regulator — protein MDEATKKKIRQAVLQQMEICRQEIADLEQRAETVELDQPIGRLSRMDSMVNQGIVMSSLNKTKHRLARLEQALKRLDADDPEYGLCVECGEEIALKRLLALPESEVCIHCAE, from the coding sequence ATGGATGAGGCGACCAAGAAAAAGATCCGTCAAGCGGTGTTGCAGCAGATGGAGATCTGCCGCCAGGAAATAGCTGACCTGGAACAACGCGCCGAGACGGTGGAACTGGACCAGCCCATCGGGCGCCTGTCCCGGATGGATTCCATGGTCAATCAGGGGATTGTCATGTCCAGCCTGAACAAGACCAAACACCGTCTCGCCCGCCTTGAACAGGCGCTGAAGCGCCTTGATGCGGATGACCCCGAATATGGTCTCTGCGTGGAGTGCGGCGAGGAAATCGCGCTCAAGCGGTTATTGGCGCTGCCTGAATCCGAGGTCTGCATCCACTGTGCGGAGTGA
- a CDS encoding lipid-A-disaccharide synthase N-terminal domain-containing protein has translation MPRYIVPLTLMLLSLLLVGAAAPGHAAEEANRLGPVNTDKRLNQLQIERHNGTYTIRLEGQDQAVSAERFLAQLYAQQHRKETNFLFVIFNITSWVNLMWVSVGLLGQVFFTGRMVVQWITSERKRRSVIPVAFWWMSLLGACMLLLYFIWRKDIVGILGQSTGLFIYLRNLRLIYRERRSSLTAS, from the coding sequence ATGCCACGCTATATTGTTCCCCTGACCCTGATGCTGCTCTCCCTTCTTCTCGTTGGTGCAGCCGCGCCCGGCCACGCCGCTGAGGAAGCGAACCGGCTTGGCCCCGTGAACACAGACAAGCGCCTGAACCAACTCCAGATCGAACGCCACAATGGCACCTACACCATCCGTCTTGAGGGCCAGGACCAGGCCGTATCCGCTGAGCGCTTCCTGGCCCAGCTCTACGCCCAACAGCACCGCAAAGAGACCAACTTTCTCTTCGTCATTTTCAATATCACCTCCTGGGTCAATCTCATGTGGGTCTCCGTCGGCCTCCTGGGCCAGGTCTTTTTCACCGGCCGCATGGTCGTCCAATGGATCACCAGTGAGCGGAAACGGCGGTCCGTGATCCCAGTGGCCTTCTGGTGGATGAGCCTGCTCGGGGCCTGCATGCTCCTGCTCTATTTTATCTGGCGCAAGGACATCGTCGGCATCCTCGGCCAATCCACAGGCCTGTTTATCTACCTGCGCAATCTGCGGCTGATCTACCGCGAGCGGCGCTCTTCCTTGACCGCTTCCTGA
- a CDS encoding UxaA family hydrolase, with protein MSFGKVLGYRRENGRVGVRNHVAILALDDLSNAACEAVENNVKGTLALPHAYGRLQFGEDLLLTFRTLIGLGSNPNVAACVVIGIEPEWTQKVVDGIAATGKPVEGFSIERNGDFNTINMASKKAKEYVHYASEIKPEEVDSSEIWISVKCGESDTTSGLASNPTVGNVLDKHIEKGGTAVFGETSEITGAEMVCKERAATPEVGEAFYKMFKDYNEFINENKTDDLSGSQPTKGNIRGGLTTIEEKAFGNLQKIGKKCQYVGVLEPAEAPTGKGLWFMDSSSAAAEMVTLCAAAGFVVHLFPTGQGNIIGNPVEPVIKLSANPLTCSTMSEHIDYDCSGILRGEMTLDESGDGLVDLVKRTCGGRKTSAEVLGHKELIITKLYRSA; from the coding sequence ATGAGTTTCGGTAAAGTTCTTGGATATCGTCGCGAAAATGGTCGTGTTGGGGTTCGCAACCATGTAGCTATTTTGGCATTGGATGATTTGTCTAATGCTGCATGTGAAGCCGTTGAAAATAATGTTAAAGGAACTCTTGCTCTTCCACACGCGTATGGCCGACTTCAGTTTGGCGAAGATTTGCTGTTGACATTTAGAACATTGATTGGTCTGGGATCTAATCCAAATGTGGCAGCTTGTGTGGTTATTGGCATTGAGCCTGAATGGACTCAAAAGGTCGTAGACGGAATTGCAGCTACTGGAAAGCCGGTTGAAGGTTTTTCGATTGAGCGTAATGGTGACTTTAATACCATCAATATGGCAAGCAAAAAAGCAAAAGAATATGTGCATTATGCATCTGAAATAAAGCCTGAAGAGGTTGACTCTTCTGAGATTTGGATTTCTGTAAAATGTGGAGAGTCTGATACCACTTCTGGCTTAGCTTCCAATCCAACCGTTGGTAATGTCTTAGATAAGCACATTGAGAAAGGCGGTACTGCCGTTTTTGGTGAAACCAGTGAGATTACTGGTGCAGAAATGGTGTGTAAAGAACGGGCGGCTACACCAGAAGTTGGTGAAGCATTTTATAAAATGTTCAAAGATTATAACGAATTTATTAACGAAAATAAAACCGACGATCTTTCTGGCTCGCAACCTACAAAAGGAAATATCCGCGGTGGGTTGACGACTATTGAAGAAAAAGCTTTTGGGAATTTACAGAAAATTGGTAAAAAATGCCAGTATGTTGGCGTGCTGGAGCCGGCGGAGGCACCCACAGGTAAAGGGCTTTGGTTCATGGATTCCTCTTCAGCTGCGGCTGAAATGGTGACGCTTTGTGCTGCCGCTGGCTTCGTTGTGCATTTGTTTCCAACTGGGCAAGGCAACATTATTGGGAACCCGGTTGAGCCTGTCATCAAGCTTTCCGCTAACCCGCTGACATGCTCAACGATGAGCGAGCATATTGATTACGATTGTTCAGGGATTTTGCGTGGCGAGATGACCTTGGATGAGTCGGGTGATGGGCTTGTTGACTTGGTGAAGCGGACGTGCGGTGGAAGAAAGACATCTGCTGAGGTCCTTGGCCATAAAGAGCTCATCATTACTAAACTTTATAGAAGTGCCTAG
- a CDS encoding ABC transporter substrate-binding protein, with product MPPVLQRLTIPALLFLLAALFGCDQTAIPIGFTGSLTGSYSDLGVQGRNGATLAIEEINAQGGIAGHPLRLVVRDDGNDPKTAKAVDRELIERGVVAIIGHMTSSQSVAALPVVNDAEVVLLSPTTSTPRLSGKDDYFFRIQTSTAQAARALGRYARNQLDLQRINVIEDTSNAAYTTPFLTNFQDTFCHSGQVVGQHCRFHSEMEQDWQLLADCLLQTPSDGILLLTSARDAASLLPILRHKAPQRVILSSGWATTRSLLTLGGASANQVYAAERNFPAERNTAYRHFVDAYRQRFGAFPSFAAVNGYDAVRVLARALTDTGGQRDGLRRALANIEKFPSLFGPLGFDAFGDALAPTHIFQVQNGSYALLETVASP from the coding sequence ATGCCCCCAGTCTTACAGCGACTCACGATCCCTGCCCTCCTTTTCCTGCTTGCAGCCCTGTTCGGCTGTGACCAGACCGCTATTCCCATCGGGTTCACCGGTTCCTTGACCGGCAGCTATTCCGATCTCGGCGTCCAGGGCCGCAACGGGGCCACGCTGGCTATTGAAGAAATCAACGCCCAGGGCGGTATCGCCGGACATCCGCTGCGCCTGGTGGTCCGCGATGACGGCAACGATCCGAAGACCGCCAAAGCCGTGGACCGGGAACTGATCGAACGTGGTGTTGTGGCCATCATCGGCCATATGACCTCCAGCCAGAGCGTTGCTGCCTTGCCGGTGGTCAACGACGCGGAGGTGGTCCTGCTCAGTCCGACAACCTCCACGCCCCGCTTGTCCGGGAAAGACGACTATTTCTTCCGCATCCAGACCAGTACGGCCCAAGCCGCCCGAGCGCTGGGGCGCTACGCCCGAAACCAGCTCGATCTGCAACGGATCAACGTTATCGAAGACACCAGCAACGCGGCCTACACCACCCCGTTCCTGACCAATTTTCAGGACACCTTTTGTCACAGCGGGCAAGTGGTGGGCCAGCATTGTCGCTTCCATTCAGAGATGGAACAGGATTGGCAGCTTCTGGCCGACTGCCTGCTCCAGACACCCAGCGACGGCATCTTGCTCCTGACATCGGCCCGTGATGCGGCTAGCCTGCTGCCCATACTGCGTCACAAGGCGCCTCAACGAGTCATCCTCAGCAGCGGTTGGGCAACCACCCGCTCTCTGCTGACCCTGGGGGGCGCCTCGGCAAACCAGGTCTACGCCGCAGAGCGGAATTTTCCGGCCGAACGCAACACGGCCTATCGCCATTTTGTTGACGCCTACCGCCAGCGGTTCGGAGCCTTCCCTTCGTTTGCCGCCGTCAACGGGTATGACGCCGTCCGCGTCCTTGCCCGGGCCCTGACCGATACCGGTGGCCAACGTGACGGTCTACGCCGAGCCCTGGCAAATATCGAAAAATTCCCGTCCCTCTTTGGCCCTTTGGGTTTTGACGCTTTTGGCGACGCGCTCGCGCCCACGCATATCTTTCAGGTCCAAAACGGCTCCTACGCCTTGCTCGAAACGGTGGCTTCTCCCTGA